One region of Salvia miltiorrhiza cultivar Shanhuang (shh) chromosome 3, IMPLAD_Smil_shh, whole genome shotgun sequence genomic DNA includes:
- the LOC131018180 gene encoding putative disease resistance RPP13-like protein 3, with the protein MPEFGVDDGAETTSENVGEEEDEVDGVETSSENAGDEEEDYEELGVDGAETTSEVVGEEGDDEDKYMEELKGDFCSTFWEDMLTVLITGMAGIGKTTLARQVYNHAHVVARFKYRAWVCVTDLTGKEVLIKLIRQVVYSKKLEGDSLLEKMERRDKKSLQEMLHQHLKGKRYFIVLDDVHKEMNWESIWKGLPHEKKSSKLLLTSRSKNTRRDPFSSDEMESRIHYAYRMQPLNPEESWRFFSKTIFCGIDKSHQFPKHLLKMGRDMLTLCGGVRLAIKEMGMQLAEKRRSGIEWEQLLQPTRCNAILEAIMLMIIQRLDSRSDWVYLEEVINVLKMMVDFVRDKELEEGSRLYYFICDVVDMAHYLGENRPISKNNAESILRWTSEVKMSMLEGAEAESSSYKSESFGEGDQNGNVVGLEEDVDLLLRRVISNGELHSYLITGMTGIGKTALVSKVYNHAGVVDQFDRRVWVCCFTNFSHKKILMKIIEQLVDCEEFKRDSLLEKMERADNFCVGEMLRKHLEGMRYLIVLDDFPKEMCLGYILEFLPFEVKGSRLLLTSRFAYKDVNIGYTHWVKTLDPRKSWKLLLKTIPSELKFPKNLEKMGRDMLRKCDGLPLAIIEVGKQLAKRRPLTEREWEEALESIDLGVILPLFESSYQKLDPESKPCFLHMAFFKEYTCIRTGKLEHVSAIVSKVSENQIRSYVSILTQECFVEIKDKKSCRVNAILHMLSIKKAEEEIGLEILRSNGSNRPFESPRHHRVIICSRDKFNCSTDQDKHLVSLFFHGGGFFDTSPSYWKSFELLKILDWEDFGLKNLPESSIDTMMGLRYLGLRNNYIQKLPLALGSLKELEVLDIALNFMVEVPDIIWEMCSLRHLYMSDVICREPLKIDTLENLETLTYISFDNWTYDLSCKGKMIRINKLGIEEIDENSNVIKLFESLVELKNLETLILRGFRFRSMPCLDNLGILRSIRTLKLEGILPMLPSASNFPRLLESLTLVNSCLDEDPMPILAARLPVLRHLKLRNAYTGEEMVISKYMNHLEVLCMEELWNVRDLQVGKGRLSNLKNLEIKNCPYLETLPEEIGEMRKLEELNMVTTKTVATKIRNSDLISEIRQRSSDFRLHLNSDN; encoded by the exons ATGCCTGAATTCGGAGTTGATGATGGGGCGGAGACAACATCAGAAAAtgttggagaagaagaagacgaagttGATGGGGTGGAGACGTCATCAGAAAATGCTGGTGACGAGGAAGAAGACTATGAAGAATTGGGAGTTGATGGGGCGGAGACGACCTCAGAAGTTgttggagaagaaggagatgacGAAGATAAATATATGGAAGAGCTTAAGGGGGATTTTTGTAGTACGTTTTGGGAAGATATGTTGACTGTCTTAATCACAGGCATGGCAGGTATTGGAAAGACAACTCTTGCGAGACAAGTATACAACCATGCACACGTCGTTGCTCGATTCAAGTACCGTGCTTGGGTGTGTGTTACTGACTTGACTGGGAAAGAGGTACTTATAAAACTAATACGACAGGTCGTATATAGTAAGAAACTCGAAGGAGATTCCTTGTTAGAGAAAATGGAGCGTAGAGACAAGAAAAGTCTCCAAGAGATGCTTCACCAACACCTGAAAGGAAAGCGATATTTCATAGTTCTTGACGACGTGCACAAAGAAATGAACTGGGAATCTATCTGGAAAGGTCTTCCACATGAAA AAAAAAGTAGTAAATTGCTGCTCACGAGTCGCAGTAAGAATACACGAAGAGACCCCTTCTCTTCGGATGAGATGGAAAGTCGTATCCATTATGCTTATCGGATGCAACCTCTAAATCCTGAGGAGAGCTGGCGATTTTTTTCTAAAACAATATTTTGTGGCATTGATAAATCGCACCAATTCCCAAAGCATTTGTTGAAAATGGGGAGAGACATGTTGACACTATGTGGCGGTGTGCGGTTAGCTATAAAAGAGATGGGAATGCAGTTAGCAGAAAAGAGACGGTCAGGGATTGAATGGGAACAGCTTCTTCAACCGACTCGTTGCAATGCAATTTTGGAGGCTATCATGTTAATGATAATACAAAGGCTAGACAGCCGTTCAGATTGGGTTTATCTGGAAGAGGTGATAAATGTCCTTAAAATGATGGTGGATTTCGTGAGAGACAAGGAATTGGAAGAGGGAAGCAGGCTGTATTATTTCATATGCGACGTTGTCGACATGGCTCACTATCTTGGGGAGAATAGGCCCATTTCTAAAAATAATGCAGAGTCTATCCTAAGATGGACCAGCGAGGTCAAAATGAGCATGCTCGAAGGGGCAGAGGCAGAGTCATCCTCGTACAAATCAGAAAGTTTCGGAGAAGGAgaccaaaatggaaatgtggtGGGATTAGAGGAAGACGTGGATCTGCTGCTTCGCAGAGTGATTTCTAATGGGGAACTACACAGCTATTTGATCACAGGGATGACTGGTATTGGGAAGACAGCTCTTGTAAGCAAAGTGTACAACCATGCAGGCGTCGTTGATCAATTCGATAGGCGTGTTTGGGTATGTTGTTTTACTAACTTtagtcataaaaaaatattgatgaaGATAATAGAGCAGCTGGTAGATTGTGAGGAATTTAAAAGGGATTCTTTATTGGAGAAAATGGAGCGTGCAGACAATTTTTGTGTGGGGGAGATGCTTCGCAAACATCTCGAGGGAATGCGATATTTGATAGTTCTTGATGACTTTCCCAAGGAAATGTGCTTGGGATATATCTTGGAATTTCTTCCATTTGAAG TTAAAGGAAGTAGGTTGCTTCTCACGAGTCGATTTGCCTATAAAGATGTGAACATCGGTTATACTCATTGGGTGAAAACTTTGGATCCTCGTAAGAGCTGGAAATTGCTTTTGAAAACTATACCAAGTGAGCTAAAATTCCCAAAGAACTTGGAGAAAATGGGGAGAGACATGTTGAGGAAATGTGACGGTCTACCATTAGCTATAATCGAGGTGGGCAAACAGTTAGCAAAAAGGAGACCACTGACAGAGAGAGAATGGGAGGAAGCTCTTGAATCAATTGATTTGGGCGTAATACTGCCGTTATTTGAGTCGAGTTATCAAAAATTGGATCCAGAATCCAAGCCATGCTTCTTGCATATGGCCTTCTTTAAGGAATACACATGTATTAGGACAGGGAAGTTGGAACATGTTTCGGCTATAGTAAGCAAGGTCTCAGAAAACCAAATTAGATCATATGTGAGTATCTTAACTCAGGAATGCTTTGTCGAGATCAAGGACAAGAAGAGTTGTCGCGTCAATGCTATACTACACATGTTATCCATCAAAAAAGCAGAGGAGGAAATAGGTCTTGAGATCCTAAGGAGCAATGGAAGTAATCGACCCTTTGAGAGTCCTCGTCATCATCGTGTTATCATTTGTAGCAGAGACAAGTTCAACTGCTCCACGGATCAAGATAAACATCttgtttctctcttcttccatggaGGTGGCTTCTTCGACACTAGTCCCTCTTATTGGAAGAGCTTTGAACTACTTAAGATACTTGATTGGGAAGATTTCGGGCTGAAGAATTTGCCAGAAAGTAGTATTGACACAATGATGGGATTAAGATACTTGGGATTGAGAAACAATTACATACAAAAGCTCCCACTCGCGTTGGGGAGCTTGAAAGAGCTTGAGGTTCTTGATATAGCTCTCAACTTTATGGTGGAGGTGCCAGATATTATATGGGAAATGTGTAGCCTTCGTCACCTCTACATGTCTGATGTGATTTGCCGAGAGCCTTTGAAGATTGACACGCTGGAGAATCTGGAGACCTTAACCTACATCTCATTTGATAATTGGACTTATGATCTCTCGTGCAAGGGAAAGATGATCCGTATCAACAAACTGGGcattgaagaaattgatgaaaactcGAATGTAATCAAGCTCTTTGAATCATTGGTTGAGCTGAAGAATCTTGAAACCCTAATCTTAAGAGGGTTTCGTTTCAGAAGCATGCCTTGTTTGGACAACCTTGGTATTCTACGAAGTATTCGTACACTCAAACTAGAAGGAATCCTTCCCATGTTACCAAGTGCCTCTAATTTCCCTCGATTACTCGAATCATTGACGTTGGTTAATAGCTGTCTTGATGAAGACCCCATGCCAATACTAGCCGCGAGGTTACCTGTCCTTAGGCACCTCAAATTGCGGAATGCATACACCGGTGAAGAAATGGTGATCTCGAAATACATGAATCACCTGGAGGTCTTGTGCATGGAAGAGCTGTGGAATGTGAGAGATTTACAAGTTGGAAAAGGTAGACTGTCAAATCTCAAGAATTTAGAGATCAAGAATTGTCCATACCTGGAGACGCTTCCGGAAGAGATTGGGGAGATGAGAAAGTTGGAGGAGTTAAACATGGTGACAACCAAAACCGTTGCAACAAAGATCAGAAACTCAGACTTAATCTCCGAAATTAGGCAGCGGTCTTCTGATTTTCGGTTGCATTTGAATAGTGATAATTAA
- the LOC131017157 gene encoding putative disease resistance protein At1g50180, which translates to MAAEVAISSVVELLGNQLIQKVKSLQGIEEKVELLREELKRMQSFLKDANKKQFEDERVRNWISDIRELAQDAQDTIEIFLLHVESAKNGGLIKRCTSFPKRMHHLDKIGDEIESIQARLDAIDKSRERYGIKDLGEAAESASRWQIELRRRLIPWQKDEHLVGVEDDVKKLLQESILCEKKGLCIAVLEGMGGIGKSTLAREIYNHPDVVAGPFDRRGWVVVSSEFTPQETIKQLIFDLPGSDKQKVRELEETMKDKPYLLQMLQEMLYKQLKGKSYLIVLDDVWEKEHLESLINAFPNQQDKAGRLLVTTRNKIITKYDQYVHKMSLLDHEKSWELLLKKAFIGSSIIGKCPDEFESVGKQILEKCHGLPLAISVVAALLVETQTESGWEQVLNQINSYLGKTKSDVSTILELSYQNLSPQLKSCFLCLAFFKEDFTIPTKRLLNIWDAQGLIQQEGSKTTDEIVKGYLNELINQSMLQIQDLNVNNQVKSCRLHDLVREVCLRKAKEEIGLEIVKGEKRISSESSYKPRHRVVYVENIKTSSSNQNKHVRSLFLLNVQGGWVPNMAIQSYYWKSYYLLKTLELDGLSFYRLPNSFRSLIGLKCLKIYESRGSVIKLPNWFDHLRNLEVLDMKWCYADFPRLDSLEMDRLCHFCAYLVSGLTNINMWKDIECLRHIRHKDWMKCISTLTSSCHLRELGIRFDGRMIEHEELIKVRASLEKMQNLVILHLLGLFGRPTDIALVVPQLANLTKLKLYNPMSKCPTVSTFPPNLSHLTLTDSELVDDPMAELGKLPKLLFLKIEKQAYLGETMLVLWDGFPCLEALVLRGLDELKSVFIEEGGMPKLRHLRIRKCPRLNTGNLPQHINIFIE; encoded by the exons ATGGCAGCTGAAGTGGCAATCTCATCTGTGGTCGAACTACTGGGCAATCAGCTGATTCAGAAGGTTAAATCCCTGCAAGGCATCGAGGAAAAGGTGGAGTTGCTAAGAGAGGAGCTGAAGAGGATGCAATCCTTTCTCAAAGACGCCAACAAAAAGCAATTTGAAGACGAGAGGGTGCGTAATTGGATCTCGGATATCAGAGAGTTGGCTCAAGATGCCCAAGATACCATCGAGATCTTCCTTCTCCACGTTGAAAGTGCCAAGAATGGGGGGCTTATCAAAAGATGTACAAGCTTCCCGAAGCGTATGCACCACCTCGACAAAATTGGAGATGAGATCGAGTCGATCCAAGCTAGACTTGATGCCATTGACAAAAGCCGCGAGAGGTACGGTATCAAGGATCTCGGAGAGGCAGCTGAGTCGGCATCGAGATGGCAAATTGAATTGCGGCGGCGGTTGATTCCTTGGCAAAAGGACGAACATCTTGTGGGCGTTGAAGATGATGTGAAAAAGCTGCTGCAAGAATCAATTCTGTGTGAGAAGAAAGGGCTTTGCATTGCGGTCTTAGAGGGCATGGGCGGGATCGGGAAATCGACACTTGCCCGGGAAATATACAACCACCCCGACGTCGTTGCTGGTCCATTTGATCGCCGTGGTTGGGTTGTGGTGTCGAGTGAATTTACACCACAAGAGACCATCAAGCAGCTTATCTTCGATCTGCCGGGCTCTGACAAACAAAAGGTGCGTGAATTGGAGGAGACGATGAAGGACAAGCCATACCTCCTACAAATGCTTCAAGAAATGCTTTATAAGCAATTGAAGGGGAAATCATATTTGATAGTTCTGGATGATGTGTGGGAGAAGGAACATTTGGAATCTCTCATCAATGCTTTCCCAAATCAACAAG ATAAAGCAGGTAGATTATTGGTTACGACTCGCAACAAGATTATTACAAAGTATGATCAATATGTGCATAAGATGAGTCTCTTAGACCACGAAAAGAGTTGGGAATTGTTGTTAAAGAAGGCATTCATTGGTAGCAGCATTATTGGCAAATGTCCAGACGAATTCGAGAGTGTGGGCAAACAAATCTTGGAAAAATGCCATGGTCTACCATTAGCCATCAGTGTTGTAGCAGCCTTACTCGTGGAAACACAAACTGAGAGTGGATGGGAACAAGTGCTTAACCAAATAAACTCTTATTTGGGAAAGACTAAAAGCGACGTATCAACAATTTTGGAGTTGAGTTATCAGAATCTGTCTCCCCAGTTGAAGTCATGCTTCTTGTGCCTAGCCTTTTTCAAAGAAGACTTTACTATCCCAACAAAAAGGCTTTTAAACATATGGGATGCACAAGGCTTGATCCAACAGGAAGGAAGCAAAACAACTGATGAGATAGTGAAAGGTTATTTAAATGAGTTGATCAATCAAAGCATGCTTCAAATTCAAGATCTAAACGTTAATAATCAAGTCAAAAGTTGTCGCCTCCATGATCTTGTGCGCGAGGTTTGCTTAAGAAAAGCAAAGGAGGAAATAGGTCTGGAGATAGTGAAAGGGGAGAAGCGGATTTCGTCAGAATCATCCTATAAGCCTCGCCATCGTGTTGTGTATGTCGAGAATATTAAGACTTCCTCATCGAATCAAAATAAGCATGTACGCTCTCTTTTCCTACTTAATGTCCAAGGTGGTTGGGTTCCAAATATGGCCATTCAATCTTATTACTGGAAGAGCTATTATCTCCTTAAGACACTCGAGCTTGACGGGCTTTCCTTTTATAGATTGCCCAACTCTTTTCGGTCATTGATTGGATTGAAGTGCTTGAAAATATACGAATCTCGAGGCAGTGTGATCAAACTCCCAAACTGGTTTGATCATCTTAGAAACCTCGAGGTTCTTGACATGAAATGGTGCTATGCAGATTTCCCAAGACTAGATTCACTGGAAATGGACAGGCTATGTCACTTCTGCGCATATCTTGTCAGTGGACTGACAAACATAAACATGTGGAAAGATATTGAGTGTTTGAGACACATTCGCCACAAGGACTGGATGAAGTGCATATCAACTCTAACGAGTAGTTGTCATCTTCGTGAATTAGGCATACGTTTTGATGGACGAATGATAGAGCATGAAGAGTTGATCAAAGTGAGAGCGTCGTTGGAGAAGATGCAGAATCTTGTCATACTTCACTTATTAGGGTTGTTTGGTCGTCCTACTGACATAGCATTAGTTGTGCCGCAGCTCGCCAATCTCACCAAACTTAAACTGTATAATCCGATGTCCAAATGTCCAACTGTGAGTACATTCCCTCCAAATCTTTCTCACCTTACGTTGACGGATTCCGAGCTAGTTGATGATCCGATGGCAGAGCTGGGTAAGCTTCCAAAGCTGCTCTTCCTCAAGATAGAGAAGCAGGCTTACTTGGGTGAAACGATGCTAGTTTTGTGGGACGGGTTCCCCTGCCTCGAAGCCCTGGTCCTTCGAGGTTTGGATGAACTGAAGAGCGTCTTCATAGAAGAAGGTGGAATGCCGAAGCTCAGACATCTCCGAATTCGTAAATGCCCCCGTCTGAACACTGGGAATCTACCGCAACACATCaacatttttattgaataa